A single Megachile rotundata isolate GNS110a chromosome 9, iyMegRotu1, whole genome shotgun sequence DNA region contains:
- the LOC100882148 gene encoding uncharacterized protein LOC100882148: MVLSVELLKRLNADEEPLSKRLKLAENAFHAIEIPIVRKDDLILQWVCKICAGDQQAWSLLQSCLESKCLDIKIDVKRLLINTIIETLQKDTKDICNDLFKCCELLVSNDTMQQYFINKPQEFGLLIKSLLECTYRIFKYNFNAGEQLVDEINTEFIIKSNDLTSRAYNTVVIVIEIMIHIFKTSYAIKDELRIIFMQDILYPLCAIIDHKCIDNTNRLGAVTYKCIQQLIFGKKYIQNKEFIEDENAKQFEDLLSILAKNAKTADLQSNLMTFTFFFHAALNSFKLDNAILDFILRELVNCAGIYKKEILNSFLKNLGDTTFNFENKIHNVTLFNYCQNIIDNILSSETISRIDYDLLTQFCYFNPLIIEKNIKGILKKVFTEKLEPECTKLITSIMDVCIHLRQEEKIVSAILLVLKDCLNKIPNKEINIFFPNEFKEKFLKAVNNITNLQNINILRTLIYHLKTDCMEMLQSNDTCTGKNIAILQATVELLCIYLDGICVFEYSGTLNFHTKYINNLNELKSILSLLIVQALRLNYNEEVTVILLAAIFSWNEMQRALKYYVPKIVPQDFKFPISEDQWQQLVQRITNFGKNNSKDSMNKVILQQAKVSQSTVNASSVMCNNLIGGLEHSWPYILKFDTEIILLLNNEQIFKLANLLLIQMLHNAESFCEWIKVLHKESIQDNKRLVLSISNCVFIQIGHFIAEGVTKSISKYFHTEFLLEAEMNDNEQIKNILIYMKEEMSKEKWMYMDDKSLTKLKMHLEILHHLPISFLNIKVRTAMLLFILALKVECCHNTEIISSCNIILTDLLDKSDINIFEYVNPSLLLSQLPHSKITQKSIELFLRNCSSYVVLKKLIKCSAGSKKNMSFLLKCMIHVKTKLNIDQKTIIKKAETKITKTVMKTVPSKITEIDDMKILNLILRINITNEDIDEKLKSLAQSTLNDIFMNDDKNIVTNEMLQHGLQLASIVLHNQKIFQITNQTLREIWFTSFKHPCIDVILPLLESSEPKEFQELLEQLHNQVIKILSSTQESDMESICIIWNSILKTNMSNNRNKLRLLAINKLIQTIQTVNIHENLWPNLLKLIQDIISNKYLYLPGYIIDMCIFLGLKSLQKATIIICNETLTLCNVLIKMRTSLVVDRLPALLLLYRHILNIVVHKSKTIVNRSEEYVFKCLALDIEKFTNSLTKLKKELIRIGPYLLANLLELFSEASIAIFIKVSLQNCINHLISICDHHGIALLTRTLPVSMQEVFKVQLSVYNKFYKFSGKI, translated from the exons ATGGTTTTATCAGTAG AACTATTGAAACGGCTCAATGCAGATGAAGAACCTTTATCTAAACGTTTAAAACTGGCAGAAAATGCGTTTCATGCTATTGAAATACCAATAGTACGCAAAGATGATCTTATTTTACAATGGGTTTGTAAAATATGTGCTGGAGATCAGCAGGCTTGGAGTTTGTTACAAAGCTGTTTGGAATCCAAATGTTTGgatattaaaattgatgtaaaaagattattaattaatacaattattgaaacattgcaaaaagatacaaaagataTATGTAATGATCTGTTCAAATGTTGTGAATTATTAGTTTCTAATGATACAATGCAACAATATTTCATTAACAAACCACAAGAATTTGGACTTTTAATAAAGTCTTTATTAGAATGCActtatagaatttttaaatacaatttcaatGCAGGAGAACAATTAGTGGATGAAATAAATAcagaattcattattaaaagtaatGATCTAACATCAAGAGCTTATAATACAGTAGTTATTGTTATAGAAATTatgattcatatttttaaaactagTTATGCTATAAAGGATGAGTTAAGAATCATATTTATGCAAGATATTTTATATCCTTTATGTGCTATAATTGATCATAAATGTATAGATAATACTAACAGATTAGGTGCAGTGACATACAAATGCATTCAGCAATTAATTTTTGGGAAGAAgtatatacaaaataaagaatTCATAGAAGATGAAAATGCaaaacaatttgaagatttattatCTATTTTAGCAAAAAATGCAAAGACTGCAGATCTTCAAAGTAATTTGATGACATTTACCTTTTTCTTTCATGCTGCATTAAATAGTTTCAAGTTAGACAATGCCATATTGGATTTTATATTAAGAGAGTTAGTAAACTGTGCTGGGATatacaaaaaagaaattttgaattcatttttgaaaaatttaggtgATACaacatttaattttgaaaataaaatacataatgttacattatttaattactgTCAAAATATAATAGACAATATTTTATCAAGTGAAACTATAAGTAGAATAGATTATGATCTTCTAACacagttttgttattttaatccTCTCATAattgagaaaaatattaaaggtATACTGAAAAAGGTATTCACAGAAAAATTAGAGCCAgaatgtacaaaattaattacctCTATAATGGATGTTTGTATACATCTAAGACAGGAGGAAAAAATAGTTTCAGCAATATTGTTAGTTTTAAaagattgtttaaataaaataccaaacaaagaaattaatatattttttcctaatgaattcaaagaaaaatttttgaaagcagtaaataatattactaatttgcaaaatataaatatattacgaACATTAATATATCATTTAAAAACTGATTGTATGGAAATGTTACAATCTAATGATACCTGTACAg gtaaaaatattgcaatattacaAGCAACTGTTGAATTACTCTGTATATATTTAGATGGTATATGTGTTTTTGAATATTCAGgaacattaaattttcatacaaaatacataaataatcttAATGagttaaaaagtattttatcACTTTTAATAGTTCAAGCACTACGTTTGAATTATAATGAAGAAGTTACTGTAATATTATTAGCTGCTATATTTTCATGGAACGAAATGCAAAGGGCACTCAAATATTATGTGCCAAAAATTGTTCCACAAGACTTTAAATTTCCGATTTCGGAAGATCAGTGGCAACAATTGGTTCAAAGAATCAcaaattttggaaaaaataaTAGCAAAGACAGTATG AATAAAGTTATTTTACAACAAGCTAAAGTATCCCAAAGTACAGTAAACGCATCTTCAGTGATGTGTAACAATTTAATAGGCGGTTTAGAACATTCTTGGccatatatattaaaatttgacacAGAAATAATACTACTGTTGAATAATGAACAGAtattcaaattagcaaatttattgTTGATACAAATGTTGCACAATGCAGAGAGTTTTTGCGAATGGATAAAAGTGTTACATAAAGAGAGCATACAAGATAACAAGAGACTAGTACTGTCTATATCAAATTGTGTTTTCATTCAAATTGGACATTTTATAGCAGAAGGAGTAACAAAATCGATaagtaaatattttcataca GAGTTTTTGCTTGAAGCAGAAATGAATGATAATGAACAGATAAAGAATATACTAATATATATGAAGGAGGAGATGTCAAAGGAGAAATGGATGTATATGGATGACAAATCTTTAACAAAACTTAAAATGCATTTAGAAATATTACATCATTTGcctatatcatttttaaatattaaagtcaGAACAGCAATGCTTTTGTTTATATTAGCTCTTAAGGTAGAGTGCTGCCACAACACTGAAATAATTTCATCATGCAATATAATACTTACAG ATCTTCTAGACAAATCTGATATTAATATATTCGAATATGTCAATCCTTCCTTACTCTTAAGTCAATTACCACATAGCAAAATTACCCAAAAAAGTATAGAACTATTTCTTAGAAATTGTTCATCATATGTAGTGCTAAAGAAGCTTATAAAATGTTCTGCTGGTTCTAAAAAAAATAtgtcttttttattaaaatgtatgatTCATGTTAAAACAAAGTTAAACATTGATcaaaaaacaattattaaaaaagcaGAAACAAAAATAACTAAAACTGTAATGAAAACAGTACCATCAAAAATAACAGAAATTGATGACATGAAGatactaaatttaatattaagaataaatattacaaatgaaGACAttgatgaaaaattgaaaagtttagcACAATCTACACTTAATGATATATTCATG AATGATGATAAAAACATAGTTACAAATGAGATGTTGCAACATGGATTACAATTAGCATCTATTGTCcttcataatcaaaaaatatttcaaattacgaATCAGACATTGAGAGAAATATGGTTTACCTCCTTCAAGCATCCATGTATCGATGTAATTTTACCTTTATTAGAATCAAGCGAACCAAAAGAATTTCAGGAATTGCTTGAACAGTTACATAATCAAGTG atCAAAATTCTTTCAAGTACACAAGAAAGTGATATGGAAAGTATTTGTATTATATGGAATTCTATACTAAAAACAAATATGTCTAacaatagaaataaattacGCTTATTAGCTATCAATAAGTTAATTCAAACAATACAAACTGTAAATATACACGAAAATCTTTGgccaaatttattgaaattgattcAGGACATTATTTCCAATAAGTATTTATATCTTCCTGGTTATATTATTGATATGTGCATATTTCTTGGATTGAAATCATTGCAAAAAGCTACcataataatttgtaatgaaACATTGACATTATGtaatgtattaattaaaatgagaaCAAGTTTAGTTGTAGATAGATTACCTGCGTTGTTATTACTATACAGACACATATTAAACATTGTTGTACATAAATCCAAAACTATTGTTAATAGATCtgaagaatatgtatttaaATGTTTGGCACTGGATATTGAAAA gtTCACAAATTCGTTAACGAAACTAAAGAAAGAATTAATTCGTATAGGCCCTTATCTGCTAGCAAATTTGTTGGAGCTATTTTCAGAAGCCTCAATAGCAATTTTTATCAAA gtttctttacaaaattgtataaatcatTTAATAAGTATATGTGATCATCATGGAATTGCTTTATTAACTCGAACATTACCTGTTTCAATGCAAGAAGTATTTAAGGTACAATTAAgtgtatataacaaattttataaattctctggtaaaatttaa
- the LOC100882039 gene encoding major facilitator superfamily domain-containing protein 12, protein MEGDQRSLNEDYSEIIRLPISLKLSYGIGHVLNDICASMWFSYLLVFFHLVLGFNSTLAGTILLIGQIADALATPFVGLHCDKIDDFWLCKYGRRKTWHLIGTLCVLFAFPFIFSHCIQCETAHQWAQLIYYAAFVIIFQFGWAAVQISHLSLVPELTPIEHERTQLIAIRYSFTVLSNIFVYCITWAVLHIMNNKDSQSQIGPDDVTKFQDIVLIGIGTGAITSILFHIFVKERSMNNVNGSSCTSSRTIPSLLKDVQLYQVACVYMPTRLFVNLSQIYVPLYLHKSLSMPATSLAIIPLIMFLSSFIISLIIERLNTKLGRKISYCFGVSLGLFACIWIKFGIGIIYTSYEIYPVSVMLGFAGSIMLVTSLGITADYIGQNVNSGAFVYGTMSFTDKLCNGLAVILIQYLEGWVNSKSFYQNVLVYACSASAIFGLFMIICIKPFHNNGAYSTLSSVQTTTLLENESNDVFNQEHVT, encoded by the exons ATGGAAGGTGACCAAAGAAGTTTAAACGAAGATTATAGTGAAATAATACGTCTTcctatttctttaaaattatctTATGGAATAGGACATGTTTTAAATGACATTTGTGCTTCTATGTGGTTCAGTTATTTATTAGTATTCTTTCATTTGGTATTAGGATTTAACTCTACATTAGCAGGTACAATTTTACTTATTGGTCAGATAGCAGATGCTTTAGCTACTCCATTTGTTGGCCTTCATTGTGATAAAATTGACGATTTCTGGTTATGTAAATATGGAAGAAGGAAAACTTGGCATTTAATAG GTACTTTATGCGTACTGTTTGCATTtccttttatattttcacattgTATTCAATGTGAAACTGCTCATCAATGGGCACAACTAATTTATTATGCAgcatttgttataattttccaatttggatGGGCTGCAGTTCAAATATCTCATTTATCATTAGTGCCAGAACTCACACCCATTGAACATGAAAGAACACAACTCATAGCTATCAG ATATAGTTTTACtgtactttcaaatatttttgtttactgTATTACTTGGGCAGTTTTACATATTATGAATAACAAAGACTCTCAGTCTCAAATTGGTCCTGATGATGTAACAAAATTTCAAGACATTGTACTTATAGGAATAGGAACAGGAGCCATAAcatctattttatttcatatcttTGTTAAAGAGAGATCTATGAATAATGTTAATG GTTCATCGTGCACAAGTTCAAGAACAATACCTTCATTATTAAAAGATGTCCAATTATATCAAGTAGCTTGCGTGTATATGCCCACgcgtttatttgtaaatttatcacAAATTTATGTTCCTTTATATTTACACAAGTCATTAAGTATGCCAGCTACATCTTTAGCTATCATTCCCTTAATAATGTTTTTGAGTAGTTTTATAATATCTTTAATTATAGAaagattaaatacaaaattaggtAGAAAAATATCATATTGTTTTGGTGTTTCTTTGGGTTTATTTGCTTGTATTTGGATAAAATTTGGTATTGGTATAATCTATACATCATATGAAATCTATCCAGTATCTGTAATGTTAG GATTTGCTGGATCTATTATGCTAGTGACTAGTCTTGGTATTACAGCAGATTATATAGGGCAAAATGTGAACAGTGGTGCATTTGTATATGGTACCATGAGTTTTACAGACAAACTTTGCAATGGATTAGCAGTTATACTTATTCAGTATTT agAAGGGTGGGTTAATTCAAAAAGTTTTTATCAAAACGTTTTAGTTTATGCTTGTAGTGCTTCCGCTATATTTGGTCTGTTCATGATAATATGCATAAAACCATTTCATAATAATGgag CATATAGTACATTAAGTTCAGTGCAAACTACAACATTACTGGAAAATGAATCTAATGATGTATTTAATCAAGAACATGTTACGTag
- the RNASEK gene encoding ribonuclease kappa, translated as MKICGPKYALCGLILSVWGIFQLLLMGLFFYVKSVALIEDLPLEEYYDTATDFYAAADRGYKQNAYNCWIAACIYVLTLLLSGHQFYINSRSSLSV; from the exons atgaagatatGTGGACCTAAATACGCCCTATGTGGCTTGATATTATCAGTTTGGGGTATATTTCAACTA CTCTTGATGGGATTATTCTTTTACGTCAAAAGTGTAGCCTTAATAGAAGATCTACCATTAGAAGAGTATTATGACACAGCTACAGATTTTTATGCTGCAGCAGATAGGGGTTATAAACAAAATGCATATAATTGTTGGATTGCAGCTTGCATTTATGTTCTTACAttattactttcaggacatcagttttatataaattcaagATCATCTTTGAGCgtttaa
- the rush gene encoding pleckstrin homology and FYVE domain containing family member rush hour isoform X1 — translation MVDRLVNSEANARRIAMVENCFGSSGQPLAVPGRVLVGEGVLTKICRKKPKPRQFFLFNDILVYGNIVMNKKKYNKQHIIPLEEVKLESLADDGQYRNGWLIKTVTKSFAVYAATPTEKQEWMAHITKCIEDLLRKSGKKPVEVHAAVWVPDNEATICMHCNKTQFTVLNRRHHCRQCGAVVCGPCSNKKLLLPGQGNGKAVRVCLQCYDAASKVKASSPTVGDSLNNKDQQRNSADSSGGDSSGDDDDGNKEENHDEPKFYSTLAR, via the exons ATGGTTGACCGATTGG TAAATAGTGAGGCTAATGCCAGACGTATTGCTATGGTCGAAAACTGCTTTGGCAGTTCTGGCCAG CCACTCGCAGTACCTGGAAGAGTTTTAGTTGGAGAAggtgtattaacaaaaatttgtagaaagaaGCCAAAACCAAGACAgttctttttatttaatgatATATTGGTTTATGGAAATATTGTAATGAACAAAAagaag TATAACAAACAACATATTATACCACTTGAAGAGGTCAAGCTTGAGTCTTTAGCAGATGATGGTC agTATCGCAATGGTTGGCTCATTAAGACAGTAACAAAGTCATTTGCTGTTTATGCTGCCACTCCAACAGAGAAGCAAGAATGGATGGCTCATATTACAAAATGCATTGAAGATTTATTAAGAAaga GTGGTAAAAAACCAGTTGAAGTACATGCAGCTGTTTGGGTTCCAGATAATGAAGCTACAATTTGTATGCACTGTAATAAAACACAATTTACAGTTTTAAATAGACgg CACCATTGTAGACAATGTGGGGCTGTAGTATGTGGGCCTTGCAGTAATAAAAAGTTGTTATTACCTGGACAAGGAAACGGAAAAGCAGTTAGAGTATGTTTACAATGTTATGATGCAGCTAGTAAAGTAAAGGCATCTTCTCCAACTGTTGGTGATAGTTTGAATAATAAGGATCAACAACGTAATTCGGCTGATAGTTCAGGTGGCGATAGTTCtggtgatgatgatgatggAAATAAGGAAGAAAATCATGATGAG CCTAAATTTTACTCTACACTTGCCCGATGA
- the rush gene encoding pleckstrin homology and FYVE domain containing family member rush hour isoform X2: protein MVDRLVNSEANARRIAMVENCFGSSGQYNKQHIIPLEEVKLESLADDGQYRNGWLIKTVTKSFAVYAATPTEKQEWMAHITKCIEDLLRKSGKKPVEVHAAVWVPDNEATICMHCNKTQFTVLNRRHHCRQCGAVVCGPCSNKKLLLPGQGNGKAVRVCLQCYDAASKVKASSPTVGDSLNNKDQQRNSADSSGGDSSGDDDDGNKEENHDEPKFYSTLAR from the exons ATGGTTGACCGATTGG TAAATAGTGAGGCTAATGCCAGACGTATTGCTATGGTCGAAAACTGCTTTGGCAGTTCTGGCCAG TATAACAAACAACATATTATACCACTTGAAGAGGTCAAGCTTGAGTCTTTAGCAGATGATGGTC agTATCGCAATGGTTGGCTCATTAAGACAGTAACAAAGTCATTTGCTGTTTATGCTGCCACTCCAACAGAGAAGCAAGAATGGATGGCTCATATTACAAAATGCATTGAAGATTTATTAAGAAaga GTGGTAAAAAACCAGTTGAAGTACATGCAGCTGTTTGGGTTCCAGATAATGAAGCTACAATTTGTATGCACTGTAATAAAACACAATTTACAGTTTTAAATAGACgg CACCATTGTAGACAATGTGGGGCTGTAGTATGTGGGCCTTGCAGTAATAAAAAGTTGTTATTACCTGGACAAGGAAACGGAAAAGCAGTTAGAGTATGTTTACAATGTTATGATGCAGCTAGTAAAGTAAAGGCATCTTCTCCAACTGTTGGTGATAGTTTGAATAATAAGGATCAACAACGTAATTCGGCTGATAGTTCAGGTGGCGATAGTTCtggtgatgatgatgatggAAATAAGGAAGAAAATCATGATGAG CCTAAATTTTACTCTACACTTGCCCGATGA